A window of Silurus meridionalis isolate SWU-2019-XX chromosome 28, ASM1480568v1, whole genome shotgun sequence contains these coding sequences:
- the LOC124381276 gene encoding intelectin-like yields MLFLIGSEVDNKAAVQNHRVTVDTTPIIAIRTLLKSTSVPDNSLLYQLLVCRITEDLRTSGPTTSEMMNWIVLLATFASIDLSVSLKELEYSTPRSCKELKQRFGFSTDGLYYLSTASGVVYQTYCDMTTAGGGWTLVASVHENNMYGKCTTGDRWSSQQGGSPNVPEGDGSWSNTVTFGTAEAATSDDFKNPGYYDITAEDVAVWHVPNNERVDQWKVKSFLRYHTETKFLNSYSGNLYNLFKIFPVKFGVGSCPANHGPSVPVVYDVGNTISNHNLYGPNIRVQTQPGFITFRAMNTEGAALAICSGVKPTGCNNEHCCIGGGGYFPEASPRQCGDFTGFDWDGYGAGVGWSASKQVTEAAVLIFYR; encoded by the exons atgttatttctgattg GTTCAGAGGTGGATAATAAAGCAGCTGTGCAGAACCACAGGGTCACAGTAGATACAACACCAATAAT AGCTATAAGAACCCTGCTGAAGTCCACCTCAGTACCCGACAATTCACTGCTCTACCAACTTCTTGTGTGTAGAATCACTGAAGATCTGAGAACCTCAGGACCAACAACTTCTG AGATGATGAACTGGATCGTTCTGCTTGCGACGTTTGCATCCATCGacctctctgtgtctcttaAAG AACTGGAATATTCCACTCCGAGGAGCTGCAAAGAGCTGAAACAAAGATTTGGTTTCAGTACAG ATGGTCTTTATTACCTGAGCACGGCGAGCGGTGTGGTGTATCAGACGTACTGTGACATGACGACTGCAGGAGGAGGATGGACTCTGGTGGCCAGCGTTCATGAGAACAACATGTACGGGAAATGCACCACCG GTGATCGCTGGTCCAGTCAGCAGGGTGGAAGTCCAAATGTACCTGAGGGAGACGGATCGTGGAGTAACACCGTCACATTCGGCACTGCAGAAGCTGCAACCAGCGACGACTTCAAG AATCCTGGGTATTATGACATCACAGCGGAGGACGTGGCGGTGTGGCACGTTCCCAATAACGAGAGAGTGGATCAGTGGAAAGTGAAATCATTCCTGCGCTACCACACAGAGACCAAATTCCTCAATAGCTACAGTGGAAACCTCTACAATCTCTTCAAG ATATTTCCAGTGAAATTTGGAGTAGGAAGCTGCCCTGCTAACCACGGCCCCTCTGTTCCTGTAGTGTACGATGTGGGAAACACCATTTCCAACCATAACCTTTACGGACCCAACATCAGAG TGCAAACTCAACCCGGATTCATCACATTCCGAGCCATGAACACGGAGGGGGCGGCGCTGGCGATCTGCTCAGGAGTGAAACCTACAGGCTGCAACAATGAACAC tgctgTATTGGAGGAGGTGGTTATTTTCCTGAAGCGTCTCCGAGACAGTGTGGAGATTTCACAGGATTTGACTGGGACGGTTACGGCGCTGGAGTTGGATGGAGCGCCAGTAAGCAGGTGACCGAGGCGGCGGTGCTCATCTTCTACCGCTGA
- the LOC124381278 gene encoding intelectin-like yields the protein MVNWTLLLVALSCVKFSVSGREPEYFSPRSCKELMQRYKTKEDGLYYLSTASGVVYQTYCDMTTAGGGWTLVASVHENNMYGKCTTGDRWSSQQGGSPNVPDGDGSWSNTVTFGTAEAATSDDFKNPGYYDITAEDVAVWHVPNNERVDQWKVKSFLRYHTETKFLNSYRGNLYNLFKQFPVKFGVGSCPANHGPSVPVVYDVGNTKSNHNLYGPNIRGTSEPGFITFRAINTERAALAICSGVKPTGCHNEHCCIGGCGYFPEASPRQCGDFTGFDWDGYGTGVGWSASKQVTEAAVLIFYR from the exons ATGGTGAACTGGACACTTCTGCTTGTGGCTCtgtcatgtgtaaagttctctgtATCTGGCAGAG AACCAGAATATTTCAGTCCAAGGAGCTGCAAAGAGCTGATGCAGAGATACAAAACCAAGGAAG ATGGTCTTTATTACCTGAGCACGGCGAGCGGTGTGGTGTATCAGACGTACTGTGACATGACGACTGCAGGAGGAGGATGGACTCTGGTGGCCAGCGTTCATGAGAACAACATGTACGGGAAATGCACCACCG GTGATCGCTGGTCCAGTCAGCAGGGTGGAAGTCCAAATGTACCTGATGGAGACGGATCGTGGAGTAACACCGTCACATTCGGCACTGCAGAAGCTGCAACCAGCGACGACTTCAAG AATCCTGGGTATTATGACATCACAGCGGAGGACGTGGCGGTGTGGCACGTTCCCAATAACGAGAGAGTGGATCAGTGGAAAGTGAAATCATTCCTGCGCTACCACACAGAGACCAAATTCCTCAATAGCTACAGAGGAAACCTCTACAATCTCTTCAAG CAATTCCCAGTGAAGTTTGGAGTAGGAAGCTGTCCTGCTAACCACGGCCCCTCTGTTCCTGTAGTGTACGATGTGGGAAACACCAAATCCAACCATAACCTTTATGGACCCAACATCAGAG GGACGTCTGAACCCGGATTCATCACATTCCGAGCCATTAACACGGAGCGGGCGGCGCTGGCGATCTGCTCGGGTGTCAAACCCACAGGCTGCCACAATGAACAC tgctgTATTGGAGGATGTGGTTATTTTCCTGAAGCGTCTCCGAGACAGTGTGGAGATTTCACAGGATTTGACTGGGACGGTTACGGCACTGGAGTTGGATGGAGCGCCAGTAAGCAGGTGACCGAGGCGGCGGTGCTCATCTTCTACCGCTGA